A single window of Solidesulfovibrio sp. DNA harbors:
- a CDS encoding bifunctional glycosyltransferase/class I SAM-dependent methyltransferase produces MRVLLAIIADAACSKADETVARIRAWCAGEGLQAVLLRFAVSGADAPCRASGVGAAPAAGGVDLVTLGCPEPLGYGERIKLAFEYALEHGLDAVVVLDGDLRYPLETVRGLLAPLGAGTADMVLAVPARSARAGEAARAPKFRVQPGARFVSRLLNRISRSRLSGWHCGFRAYRTQALARLPFRYNAAGRRFNTEIIIQFLLLGLAVAEAPAPGYRHQSLGFWPKVRFGLDMLRASALSVLHRMSLFYQRQFDLVDDVSAYGLKLGYPSSHTEALARVADGSRVLDIGCGDGSLARLLMARGCAVRGLDRHDPRAVPGLDGYGRIDLDVSQHAFAASGFDVILILDVLEHLRRPDALLEHLRRSSPGLPKPRLVISVPNVAFCIVRLRLFLGSFHYGKLGILDLTHTRLFTEASIKALLEQSGYEVEAIAGIPAPYPKAIGLGPVSRAMLAVNGWLIRVNRRLFAYQLVLTARPRPILADLARLDGPRA; encoded by the coding sequence ATGCGGGTTTTATTGGCAATCATCGCGGATGCGGCGTGTTCGAAGGCCGACGAGACCGTGGCGCGCATACGCGCCTGGTGCGCCGGGGAAGGGCTTCAGGCGGTGCTGCTGCGTTTCGCCGTTTCCGGCGCCGACGCCCCCTGCCGGGCGTCCGGCGTTGGCGCCGCGCCTGCGGCCGGGGGTGTGGACCTGGTGACCCTGGGCTGCCCCGAACCCCTGGGCTACGGTGAACGGATCAAGCTCGCGTTCGAGTACGCCCTGGAGCACGGTCTGGACGCCGTGGTCGTCCTGGACGGCGACCTGCGCTATCCCCTGGAAACCGTGCGCGGCCTGCTGGCTCCCCTCGGCGCCGGCACGGCGGACATGGTCCTGGCCGTGCCGGCCAGGTCGGCCCGGGCCGGCGAGGCCGCCCGCGCCCCGAAGTTCCGGGTCCAGCCCGGGGCCCGCTTCGTCTCGCGCCTGCTCAACCGCATCAGCCGCAGCCGGCTGTCCGGCTGGCACTGCGGCTTTCGGGCCTACCGCACCCAGGCCCTGGCCCGGCTGCCGTTTCGCTACAACGCCGCCGGCCGGCGGTTCAACACCGAAATCATCATCCAGTTCCTGCTGCTGGGCCTGGCCGTGGCCGAGGCCCCGGCCCCGGGCTACCGCCACCAGTCCCTGGGATTTTGGCCCAAGGTCCGCTTCGGCCTGGACATGCTGCGGGCCAGCGCCCTGAGCGTCCTGCACCGCATGAGCCTTTTTTACCAGCGCCAGTTCGACCTGGTGGACGACGTGTCCGCCTACGGCCTCAAGCTGGGCTACCCCTCGTCGCACACCGAAGCCCTGGCCCGGGTTGCGGACGGCAGCCGGGTCCTGGACATCGGCTGCGGCGACGGCTCCCTGGCCCGGCTCCTCATGGCGCGCGGCTGCGCCGTGCGCGGCCTGGACCGCCATGACCCCCGGGCCGTACCCGGCCTCGACGGCTACGGCCGCATCGACCTGGACGTCAGCCAGCACGCCTTCGCCGCCTCGGGCTTCGACGTCATCCTGATCCTCGACGTGCTGGAGCACCTGCGCCGGCCCGACGCCCTGCTCGAACACCTGCGCCGCTCCTCGCCGGGCCTGCCCAAGCCCAGGCTCGTCATCTCCGTGCCCAACGTGGCCTTTTGCATCGTGCGGCTGCGCCTTTTCCTGGGCAGCTTCCACTACGGCAAGCTCGGCATCCTGGACCTGACCCACACCCGGCTTTTCACCGAGGCTTCCATCAAGGCCCTGCTCGAACAAAGCGGCTACGAGGTCGAGGCCATCGCCGGCATCCCCGCCCCCTATCCCAAGGCCATCGGCCTCGGCCCGGTCAGCCGGGCCATGCTGGCCGTCAACGGCTGGCTCATCCGCGTCAACAGAAGGCTGTTCGCCTACCAGCTGGTCCTCACGGCCAGGCCCAGGCCGATCCTGGCCGACCTGGCCCGCCTGGACGGCCCCCGGGCCTGA
- a CDS encoding OmpA family protein, producing MRGRLLKVLMVVLVLVPVGLTAYLANNLYHRKGVPEALENLTKQLFRSKEEERKAEARAVELERKADELQSAYDALVADLRGEVDSRDIRVRQFREKLEINFVDKVLFASGSAEITPRGREILLKVGGVLAKVRDKSIYVVGHTDSNPIHSAIYPSNWELSAARSASVIRFLSEQGGLTPERFTAMGRAFYQPVASNATPEGRQENRRVDIIVADVPLLAGETGSESMRGTVTGGKAAPAAAPAEPAPLRESAPPPEPAAPPETPAAASRPEAPQKAEPAPSAEPGPPPPAAAAKDQAAPEPATPPVVAPAPEPGQGAPAVSPTPEPGQGAPADAPKPAGPDLPPALPDKPAPGKE from the coding sequence ATGCGCGGACGTCTGCTCAAAGTCCTCATGGTGGTGCTGGTGCTCGTGCCCGTGGGCCTGACCGCCTATCTGGCCAACAACCTCTACCACCGCAAGGGCGTGCCCGAGGCCCTGGAAAACCTGACCAAGCAGCTGTTCCGCTCCAAGGAAGAGGAGCGCAAGGCCGAGGCCAGGGCCGTGGAACTGGAACGCAAGGCCGACGAACTGCAAAGCGCCTACGACGCCCTGGTCGCCGACCTGCGCGGCGAGGTGGACAGCCGGGACATCCGGGTGCGCCAGTTCCGGGAAAAGCTCGAAATCAACTTCGTGGACAAGGTGCTTTTCGCCTCGGGCAGCGCCGAGATCACGCCGCGCGGCCGCGAGATCCTGCTCAAGGTGGGCGGCGTGCTGGCCAAGGTCCGGGACAAGAGCATCTACGTGGTCGGCCACACCGACTCCAACCCCATCCATTCGGCCATCTACCCGTCCAACTGGGAGCTCTCCGCCGCCCGTTCCGCCTCGGTCATCCGCTTCCTGTCCGAACAGGGCGGTCTGACGCCGGAGCGGTTCACGGCCATGGGCCGGGCCTTCTACCAGCCCGTGGCCAGCAACGCCACGCCCGAGGGCCGTCAGGAAAACCGCCGCGTGGACATCATCGTGGCCGACGTGCCGCTTTTGGCCGGGGAAACCGGCTCCGAATCCATGCGCGGCACCGTCACCGGCGGCAAGGCCGCGCCGGCCGCCGCGCCGGCCGAACCGGCACCGCTGCGGGAGTCCGCGCCGCCGCCGGAGCCGGCCGCGCCGCCGGAAACGCCCGCCGCCGCGAGCCGTCCCGAGGCCCCGCAAAAGGCCGAACCGGCGCCGTCGGCCGAGCCGGGACCACCGCCCCCCGCTGCCGCCGCCAAGGATCAGGCCGCCCCCGAGCCGGCGACGCCGCCGGTGGTCGCGCCCGCGCCCGAACCGGGGCAAGGGGCGCCGGCCGTCTCCCCGACGCCCGAACCGGGGCAGGGCGCGCCGGCCGACGCCCCGAAACCCGCCGGGCCGGACCTGCCGCCCGCCCTGCCCGACAAGCCCGCCCCCGGCAAGGAGTAG
- the dapF gene encoding diaminopimelate epimerase — protein MDLEAVCGPSVPFYKLQGCGNDFVCVDNRELGYDPAVMPEIVMPVCRKAFGVGADGMIFLDHAPEGSGLAYIWHFFNADGSRAEMCGNGSRCAAKLAWMLGIAPARHAFGTDAGPIEAEVDEETGLVTVQLTPPRDLRLNMSVEIEQQAFALHCVNTGVPHAVAVVEHLEAVEVWKLGRAIRFHEAFKPAGTNVNFIESEGPGRLSLRTYERGVEDETYACGTGAVASAVIARELGLTGDETILTTTGGEELGVILREGKTYLRGAAELVFTGAFFPQSLGIEL, from the coding sequence ATGGATCTCGAAGCCGTCTGCGGCCCGTCCGTCCCGTTTTACAAGTTGCAGGGCTGCGGCAATGATTTCGTGTGCGTGGACAACCGGGAGCTCGGCTACGACCCGGCCGTGATGCCGGAGATCGTGATGCCGGTGTGCCGGAAAGCCTTCGGCGTGGGCGCCGACGGCATGATCTTCCTCGATCACGCCCCCGAGGGTTCGGGCCTGGCCTACATCTGGCACTTTTTCAACGCCGACGGCTCCCGGGCCGAGATGTGCGGCAACGGCTCGCGTTGCGCGGCCAAGCTGGCCTGGATGCTCGGCATCGCCCCGGCCCGTCACGCCTTCGGCACCGACGCCGGCCCCATCGAGGCGGAAGTGGACGAGGAGACGGGCCTGGTCACGGTGCAGCTGACTCCGCCCAGGGACCTGCGCCTGAACATGTCCGTGGAGATCGAGCAGCAGGCCTTTGCGCTGCATTGCGTCAACACGGGCGTGCCCCACGCCGTGGCCGTCGTGGAGCACCTGGAGGCCGTGGAGGTCTGGAAGCTCGGCCGGGCGATCCGCTTCCACGAGGCTTTCAAGCCGGCCGGGACCAACGTCAATTTCATCGAAAGCGAGGGGCCGGGGCGTTTGTCGCTGCGCACCTACGAACGGGGCGTGGAGGACGAGACCTATGCCTGCGGCACGGGCGCCGTGGCCTCGGCGGTGATCGCCCGGGAACTGGGCCTGACCGGCGACGAGACGATCCTGACCACCACGGGCGGCGAGGAACTGGGCGTCATTTTGCGCGAGGGCAAGACCTACCTGCGCGGCGCGGCGGAACTCGTGTTCACGGGCGCGTTTTTCCCGCAATCCCTGGGGATCGAGCTGTAG
- a CDS encoding VOC family protein, whose amino-acid sequence MRYTGINHLAMATKDMDATIRFWRDLLRMRLVAGLGRPGYRHYFLEISENDMIAFFEWPGVEPVAQKDHGVPVKGPYVFDHVSIGVRDRNDLWELKDALEAAGFWASEIIDHGFIFSLYSFDPNNIAIEFSCPVPGVDIRSHPVNADRHPCATALEGPDPQRGKWPAPEQPTPLAERRIYPGEGRELVLTDDE is encoded by the coding sequence ATGCGATACACCGGCATCAATCACCTGGCCATGGCCACCAAGGATATGGACGCGACCATCCGCTTCTGGCGGGATCTTCTGCGCATGCGCCTGGTGGCCGGGCTTGGCCGGCCCGGCTATCGCCATTATTTCCTGGAAATCTCGGAAAACGACATGATCGCCTTTTTCGAGTGGCCCGGAGTCGAGCCCGTCGCGCAGAAGGACCACGGCGTGCCGGTCAAGGGGCCGTACGTCTTCGACCACGTGTCCATCGGCGTGCGCGACCGCAACGACCTGTGGGAGCTCAAGGACGCCCTGGAGGCGGCCGGGTTCTGGGCCTCGGAGATCATCGACCACGGGTTCATCTTCTCGCTCTACTCCTTCGATCCCAACAACATCGCCATCGAGTTCAGCTGCCCGGTGCCGGGCGTGGACATCCGCTCGCACCCGGTCAACGCCGACCGCCATCCCTGCGCCACGGCGCTCGAAGGCCCCGATCCCCAGCGGGGCAAATGGCCGGCCCCCGAACAGCCCACCCCCCTGGCCGAACGCCGCATCTACCCCGGCGAGGGGCGCGAACTGGTGCTGACCGACGACGAATAG
- the dsrP gene encoding sulfate reduction electron transfer complex DsrMKJOP subunit DsrP, with the protein MLEKALKGSPRYWGTLIGLGLVVLLGLGFWVYQLTFGMKITGLNRDVSWGFYIAQFTYLVGVAASAVMLVLPYYFHHYKEFSKMIILGEFLAIAAVIMCLGFIVVDIGQPQRMMNVLLNASPNSVLFWDMIVLNGYLFLNIVVGWVSLQSFKNDMTPPAWCKTLAIVSVIWAFSIHTVTAFLYAGLPGRHYFLTAIMAARFLASAFCSGPAILLLLILFLRQLTGFDPGKKAINRLAVIITYAMCVNIFFFLLEVFTSFYSNMPGHIAPFKYLFTGIDGHDMMVPFMWTAVVLGLGCLVFLIPTAVRQKTPALVIGLIMLVIASWIDKGLGLLIGGFTPNPFETVTVYSPTVPEIMISLMVFALGGIVLTVLWKIAVEVRVEVEGGNLSMVPPPAVEAE; encoded by the coding sequence ATGCTGGAAAAAGCGCTCAAGGGAAGCCCCAGGTACTGGGGCACGCTGATCGGCCTGGGGCTGGTCGTGCTGCTCGGGCTGGGCTTCTGGGTCTACCAGTTGACCTTCGGCATGAAGATCACCGGGCTCAATCGCGACGTGTCCTGGGGCTTTTACATCGCCCAGTTCACCTATCTGGTCGGCGTGGCCGCCTCGGCCGTCATGCTCGTCCTGCCCTACTACTTCCACCACTACAAGGAATTCTCCAAGATGATCATCTTGGGCGAATTCCTGGCCATTGCCGCCGTCATCATGTGCCTGGGCTTCATCGTGGTGGACATTGGTCAGCCGCAACGGATGATGAACGTCCTTTTGAATGCCTCGCCCAACTCGGTGCTCTTCTGGGACATGATCGTTTTAAACGGCTACCTGTTCCTCAACATCGTCGTGGGCTGGGTCAGCCTCCAGTCGTTTAAAAACGACATGACCCCGCCGGCCTGGTGCAAGACCCTGGCCATCGTCTCGGTCATCTGGGCCTTCTCCATCCACACGGTCACGGCCTTCCTGTACGCCGGCCTGCCGGGGCGCCACTACTTCCTGACGGCCATCATGGCCGCCCGGTTCCTGGCCTCGGCCTTCTGCTCCGGCCCGGCCATCCTGCTGCTGCTGATCCTGTTCCTGCGGCAGCTCACCGGCTTCGATCCCGGCAAGAAGGCCATCAACCGCCTGGCCGTGATCATCACCTACGCCATGTGCGTGAACATCTTCTTCTTCCTGCTGGAAGTGTTCACCTCGTTTTACAGCAACATGCCCGGCCACATCGCGCCGTTTAAGTACCTCTTCACGGGGATCGACGGCCACGACATGATGGTGCCGTTCATGTGGACGGCGGTGGTGCTGGGCCTGGGCTGCCTGGTCTTCCTCATCCCCACCGCGGTGCGGCAGAAGACCCCGGCCCTGGTCATCGGGCTTATCATGCTGGTCATCGCCTCCTGGATCGACAAGGGCCTGGGGCTTCTCATCGGCGGTTTCACGCCCAACCCCTTCGAGACGGTCACGGTCTATTCCCCCACGGTTCCCGAGATCATGATTTCGCTCATGGTCTTCGCCCTGGGCGGCATCGTGCTGACGGTGCTGTGGAAGATCGCCGTGGAAGTGCGGGTCGAGGTGGAGGGCGGCAACCTGTCCATGGTGCCGCCGCCGGCCGTCGAAGCCGAATAA
- the dsrO gene encoding sulfate reduction electron transfer complex DsrMKJOP subunit DsrO — protein sequence MKNTRREFLKLAAVSALGVGAGRLGFLGDAPAHAGALPTVANFEEGLKAKHWGMAIFSAKMTPELIEKCRTACHSEHNVPDIPGNKNIKWFWGASYEESFPTEHGHYLSEDVEHRQFPLLCNQCETPMCVKVCPTQATFQRPDGIVMMDFHRCIGCRYCMAGCPFGARSFNFQDPRPFIKHFNPQFPTRMRGVVEKCNFCAERLAVGKLPSCVEAAGGAIAFGDLADENSDVRKALREHFAIRRKPDAGTSPSVYYIL from the coding sequence ATGAAAAACACCAGACGAGAGTTTCTGAAACTGGCCGCCGTGTCCGCCCTGGGCGTCGGCGCCGGTCGTCTCGGTTTCCTGGGCGACGCCCCGGCCCATGCCGGCGCGCTCCCCACGGTGGCCAATTTCGAGGAGGGCCTTAAGGCCAAACACTGGGGCATGGCCATCTTCTCGGCCAAGATGACCCCCGAGCTGATCGAAAAGTGCCGCACCGCCTGCCACAGCGAGCACAACGTGCCGGACATCCCCGGCAACAAGAACATCAAGTGGTTCTGGGGCGCCTCCTACGAGGAGTCCTTCCCCACCGAGCACGGCCACTACCTGTCCGAGGACGTCGAGCACCGGCAGTTTCCGCTTTTGTGCAACCAGTGCGAAACGCCCATGTGCGTGAAGGTCTGCCCCACCCAGGCCACCTTCCAGCGCCCGGACGGCATCGTCATGATGGACTTCCACCGCTGCATCGGCTGCCGCTACTGCATGGCCGGCTGCCCCTTCGGCGCGCGCAGCTTCAACTTCCAGGACCCGCGCCCGTTCATCAAACACTTCAACCCGCAGTTCCCCACCCGCATGCGCGGCGTCGTGGAAAAATGCAACTTCTGCGCCGAGCGCCTGGCCGTCGGCAAGCTGCCCTCGTGCGTGGAAGCGGCCGGCGGCGCCATCGCCTTCGGCGATCTGGCCGACGAGAACTCCGATGTCCGCAAGGCCCTGCGCGAACATTTCGCCATCCGCCGCAAACCGGACGCCGGCACCTCGCCGAGCGTGTACTACATTCTGTGA
- the dsrJ gene encoding sulfate reduction electron transfer complex DsrMKJOP subunit DsrJ → MYNAKYIIPGIIFFLALIFVPVAYNMGKNFEVKPELPKDQKDCIEDAQTMRDKHMQILNEWRNEAVRDGNRIYVNAKGQKYVKSLTNTCMSCHADKAKFCDRCHETVGVAPYCWDCHNLTPNQKTPIPLAAMSEAGGH, encoded by the coding sequence ATGTACAATGCCAAATACATCATTCCAGGCATTATCTTCTTCCTGGCCCTCATCTTTGTCCCCGTCGCCTACAACATGGGAAAAAACTTCGAGGTCAAACCCGAATTGCCCAAGGACCAGAAGGACTGCATCGAGGACGCCCAGACCATGCGCGACAAGCACATGCAGATCTTAAACGAATGGCGCAACGAGGCCGTTCGCGACGGCAACCGCATCTATGTCAACGCCAAGGGGCAGAAGTACGTCAAGAGCCTGACCAACACCTGCATGAGCTGCCACGCGGACAAGGCCAAGTTCTGCGACCGTTGCCACGAGACGGTCGGCGTGGCCCCCTACTGCTGGGATTGCCACAACCTGACGCCGAACCAGAAAACGCCCATTCCCCTCGCCGCTATGAGCGAAGCGGGCGGACACTAG
- the dsrK gene encoding sulfate reduction electron transfer complex DsrMKJOP subunit DsrK, with protein sequence MAKYPPPEELIKINYSTPVKSWMDSKTAFRPGNFSYPGKPEILKYLGLPNPRTWSPMDDDWQLPPDWQRIVMEKFREKLKKYRSFKIFMDVCVRCGACADKCHFFIGGGDPKNMPVLRAELLRSIYRGEFSAAAKVLGKLAGARKLEEDVIKEWFLYFYQCTECRRCSLFCPYGIDTAEITMMARELLHEVGCNINWILEPAANCNRTGNHLGIQPHAYKDMMDFLLDDIEEITGRRIRPNVNKKGCEILFITPSGDIFADPGIYTYMGYLILFDYLGLDYTWSTYASEGGNFGLFTSDKMMKKLNAKMYAEAKRLGAKWILGGECGHMWRVINQYMLTMNGPADFLETPVSPVTGTKFDAAAGTKMLHICEFTADLIKNGKLKLDPSRNDNFVTTYHDSCNTARGMGLLDEPRYILKNVCRQFYEMPENTIREQTFCCGGGAGLNNEEFTETRLRGGLPRGNAVKYVRDRHGVNNLACICAIDRATLPPLCDYWAPGVGVSGVHELVGNALILDGEKKRTTDLRQNPLPGMEDEEE encoded by the coding sequence ATGGCCAAGTATCCGCCACCGGAAGAACTCATCAAGATCAACTACTCCACGCCCGTGAAGTCGTGGATGGATTCCAAGACCGCGTTTCGGCCCGGCAACTTCAGCTATCCGGGCAAGCCGGAAATCCTCAAGTACCTGGGCCTGCCCAATCCCCGGACCTGGAGCCCCATGGACGACGACTGGCAGCTGCCGCCGGACTGGCAGCGCATCGTCATGGAGAAGTTCCGCGAGAAGCTGAAGAAATACCGTTCGTTCAAGATCTTCATGGACGTGTGCGTGCGCTGCGGCGCCTGCGCCGACAAATGCCACTTCTTCATCGGCGGCGGCGACCCGAAGAACATGCCGGTGCTGCGCGCCGAACTGCTGCGCTCCATCTACCGGGGCGAGTTCTCGGCCGCGGCCAAGGTGCTCGGCAAGCTGGCCGGGGCGCGCAAGCTCGAAGAGGACGTCATCAAGGAATGGTTCCTGTACTTCTACCAGTGCACGGAATGCCGCCGGTGTTCGCTTTTCTGCCCCTACGGCATCGACACCGCCGAGATCACCATGATGGCCCGCGAGCTGCTCCATGAGGTGGGCTGCAACATCAACTGGATCCTCGAACCGGCCGCCAACTGCAACCGCACCGGCAACCACCTCGGCATCCAGCCCCACGCCTACAAGGACATGATGGACTTCCTCCTCGACGACATCGAGGAGATCACCGGCCGCCGCATCCGCCCCAATGTCAACAAGAAGGGCTGCGAGATCCTTTTCATCACGCCCTCCGGCGACATCTTCGCCGATCCGGGCATCTACACCTACATGGGCTACCTGATCCTGTTCGACTACCTCGGACTGGATTACACCTGGAGCACCTACGCGTCCGAGGGCGGCAACTTCGGCCTTTTCACCTCGGACAAGATGATGAAGAAGCTCAACGCCAAGATGTACGCCGAGGCCAAGCGCCTGGGCGCCAAATGGATCCTCGGCGGCGAGTGCGGCCACATGTGGCGCGTCATCAACCAGTACATGCTGACCATGAACGGCCCGGCCGACTTCCTGGAGACCCCGGTCTCGCCAGTGACCGGCACGAAATTCGACGCCGCCGCCGGCACCAAGATGCTGCACATCTGCGAGTTCACGGCCGACCTGATCAAGAACGGCAAGCTGAAGCTCGATCCCAGCCGCAACGACAACTTCGTCACCACCTACCACGACTCCTGCAACACCGCCCGCGGCATGGGCCTTTTGGACGAACCGCGCTACATCCTCAAAAACGTCTGCCGGCAGTTCTACGAGATGCCCGAGAACACCATCCGCGAGCAGACCTTCTGCTGCGGCGGCGGCGCGGGCCTCAACAACGAGGAATTCACCGAGACGCGCCTGCGCGGCGGCCTGCCCCGGGGCAACGCGGTCAAGTATGTGCGCGATCGCCACGGCGTCAACAACCTGGCCTGCATCTGCGCCATCGACCGCGCCACCCTGCCGCCCCTGTGCGACTACTGGGCCCCGGGTGTCGGCGTCTCCGGCGTGCATGAGCTGGTGGGCAACGCGCTCATTCTCGACGGCGAGAAGAAGCGCACCACCGACCTCAGGCAAAACCCCCTGCCGGGGATGGAGGACGAGGAGGAATAA
- the dsrM gene encoding sulfate reduction electron transfer complex DsrMKJOP subunit DsrM, with amino-acid sequence MAAFYSLLAVLALIVIPWLGAGMGMGALFGIVLPYIAIIVFMVGFVLRVVDWAKSPVPFCIPTTGGQQKSLPWIENSPWDNPYDKKGVVMRMAFEVLTFRSLFRNTSVKLQQDGPKVGYSSEKSLWLFALIFHYCFLVILIRHLRFFLAPVPWAIHVTEFFDSILQIGLPVFYQTDALILLGLFFLLARRVFDGKVRYISLMQDYFPLLLIIAIALTGMWMRYVVKVDVIAVKELAMGLVTLRPHLPKDAIDPSVYAHLTLVCALFIYFPFSKLMHMGGVFLSPTRVVPNMSRRAMWVNPWNDPSIKPHSYEAYEDDFREKMIEAGLPVEKEA; translated from the coding sequence ATGGCAGCGTTTTATTCCTTACTCGCGGTCTTGGCGCTCATCGTCATCCCGTGGCTGGGCGCCGGGATGGGGATGGGGGCGTTGTTCGGGATCGTGCTCCCGTACATCGCGATCATCGTGTTCATGGTGGGGTTTGTCCTGCGCGTGGTGGACTGGGCCAAAAGCCCGGTGCCGTTTTGCATTCCCACCACCGGCGGTCAGCAGAAATCGCTGCCCTGGATAGAGAACAGCCCCTGGGACAACCCCTATGACAAGAAAGGGGTGGTCATGCGCATGGCCTTCGAGGTGCTGACCTTCCGCTCGCTGTTCCGCAACACGTCGGTCAAGCTCCAGCAGGACGGCCCCAAGGTGGGCTACAGCTCCGAGAAGTCCCTGTGGCTTTTCGCGCTGATTTTCCACTACTGCTTCCTGGTCATCCTCATCCGGCACCTGCGTTTCTTCCTGGCGCCGGTACCCTGGGCCATCCACGTGACGGAATTTTTCGATTCCATCCTCCAGATCGGCCTGCCGGTCTTCTACCAGACCGACGCGCTGATCCTGTTGGGCCTGTTCTTCCTGTTGGCCCGCCGGGTCTTCGACGGGAAGGTCCGCTACATTTCGCTCATGCAGGACTACTTTCCGCTGTTGCTCATCATCGCCATCGCCCTCACCGGCATGTGGATGCGCTACGTGGTCAAGGTGGACGTCATCGCGGTCAAGGAACTGGCCATGGGGCTGGTCACCCTGCGTCCCCATCTGCCCAAGGACGCCATCGACCCCTCGGTCTACGCCCACCTGACCCTCGTGTGCGCCCTGTTCATCTACTTCCCTTTTTCCAAGCTCATGCACATGGGCGGCGTCTTCCTCTCTCCCACGCGCGTTGTGCCCAACATGAGCCGCCGGGCCATGTGGGTCAATCCGTGGAACGACCCCTCCATCAAGCCGCACTCGTATGAGGCCTACGAGGACGACTTCCGCGAGAAGATGATCGAAGCCGGACTCCCTGTGGAAAAAGAGGCCTAA
- a CDS encoding RsbRD N-terminal domain-containing protein yields the protein MLKLADFLVLEQKAVLDRWFDLVMDTYAENTAVLWKKKDDPFANPVRYKFETGMRGIVVALAGCGECPRAEVFGPLLDEIVRVRAVQDFTPSQATAFIYLLKKAVRETLWEKVVEHDLYVELLALESAIDVLALFAFDIYCQCREKIAELRISQVRKQYDRLLKRANLVCDFSAEGEEP from the coding sequence ATGCTCAAGTTGGCGGATTTCCTGGTCCTCGAGCAGAAGGCCGTTCTTGACCGTTGGTTCGACCTGGTCATGGACACCTATGCCGAAAATACGGCGGTCCTCTGGAAAAAAAAGGACGATCCCTTCGCCAATCCCGTGCGGTACAAGTTCGAGACGGGCATGCGGGGCATCGTGGTGGCCCTGGCCGGCTGCGGCGAGTGCCCCCGGGCCGAGGTCTTCGGCCCCCTGCTCGACGAGATCGTGCGGGTGCGGGCCGTGCAGGATTTCACCCCGTCCCAGGCCACGGCGTTCATTTACCTGCTCAAAAAGGCCGTGCGGGAAACGCTGTGGGAAAAGGTGGTCGAACACGACCTGTACGTGGAATTGCTTGCCCTGGAGTCGGCCATCGACGTGCTGGCCCTGTTCGCCTTCGACATCTACTGCCAGTGCCGCGAGAAGATCGCCGAACTGCGGATCAGCCAGGTCAGGAAGCAATACGACCGGCTCCTGAAAAGGGCCAACCTCGTCTGCGACTTCTCCGCCGAGGGAGAGGAACCGTGA